One Campylobacter lari DNA segment encodes these proteins:
- a CDS encoding DegQ family serine endoprotease, with protein sequence MKKTMILSLALATTLFGASIDFKQADDNVKRSLPTDNQNTILSYHDSIQKVKNSVVNISTSKTVQSNSFGIDDFFNDPYFKQFFGFDFPQAPKSKKNKKEVVSSLGSGVIISSDGYIITNNHVIEGAEKITVNLPDSSTEYKAKLIGADPKTDLAVIKIEAKNLPAVVFADSDKLLEGDVVFALGNPFGVGSSVTSGIISALNKNNIGLNQYENFIQTDASINPGNSGGALVDSRGALVGINSAILSRSGGNNGIGFAIPSNMAKSIAQKLIEHGKIERGYLGVVIGALTQDIKKAYTNQEGALITEVQKDSAAYNAGLKRGDLIIKVDKTVIKSPMDLKNYIGSIDPKQAIEVTYERDNKIKTAKFMLKTDEKSLQYEKGYIDGLKLVELDSKNKQQYRIPENISGILITEVTPKSKAEKIGFEQGDIIIGIDQYEVSNFKELSKVLELNKGKEYVKIWINRGGMVRALLF encoded by the coding sequence ATGAAAAAAACTATGATTCTTTCTTTGGCATTAGCAACTACTCTTTTTGGTGCTAGTATTGATTTTAAGCAAGCAGATGATAATGTAAAAAGATCTTTACCAACTGATAATCAAAATACTATACTTTCTTATCATGATTCTATACAAAAAGTTAAAAATTCAGTTGTCAATATCTCAACTTCCAAAACCGTTCAAAGTAATTCCTTTGGGATTGATGATTTTTTCAATGATCCTTATTTTAAACAATTTTTTGGTTTTGATTTTCCACAAGCTCCAAAAAGTAAAAAGAATAAAAAAGAAGTAGTAAGTTCACTTGGATCTGGTGTAATTATCTCAAGTGATGGCTATATTATAACAAACAATCATGTTATAGAAGGTGCTGAAAAAATCACTGTAAATTTGCCTGATTCAAGTACTGAATATAAAGCTAAATTAATCGGCGCTGATCCTAAAACAGATTTAGCGGTGATAAAAATAGAAGCAAAAAATTTACCTGCAGTTGTTTTTGCTGATTCGGATAAATTATTAGAAGGTGATGTAGTATTTGCTTTGGGTAATCCTTTTGGTGTTGGAAGCAGTGTTACAAGTGGGATTATTTCAGCCTTAAATAAAAATAATATAGGTTTAAATCAATATGAAAATTTCATTCAAACTGATGCTTCAATTAATCCTGGAAATTCAGGTGGAGCTTTAGTAGATAGCAGAGGAGCTTTAGTTGGAATTAATTCAGCTATACTTTCAAGAAGTGGTGGAAACAATGGTATAGGCTTTGCAATCCCTTCTAATATGGCAAAATCTATTGCGCAAAAACTCATTGAACATGGAAAAATAGAAAGAGGATATTTAGGTGTAGTTATAGGCGCTTTAACTCAAGATATTAAAAAAGCTTATACTAATCAAGAAGGTGCTTTAATAACAGAAGTTCAAAAAGACTCAGCAGCTTATAATGCAGGATTAAAAAGAGGCGATTTGATTATAAAAGTAGATAAGACTGTGATTAAAAGTCCTATGGATTTAAAAAATTATATAGGAAGTATTGATCCAAAACAAGCTATAGAAGTAACTTATGAAAGAGATAATAAAATCAAAACAGCTAAATTTATGCTAAAAACAGATGAAAAATCACTACAATATGAAAAAGGTTATATTGATGGTTTGAAATTAGTAGAGCTTGATTCTAAAAATAAACAACAATACCGCATACCTGAAAATATTAGTGGTATTTTAATCACTGAAGTTACTCCAAAATCAAAAGCAGAAAAAATAGGCTTTGAGCAAGGTGATATTATTATAGGTATTGATCAATATGAAGTTTCAAATTTTAAAGAATTATCTAAGGTTTTAGAATTAAATAAAGGCAAAGAATATGTTAAAATTTGGATTAATAGAGGCGGTATGGTTAGAGCTTTACTTTTTTAA
- a CDS encoding response regulator transcription factor: MTNILMIEDDLELAEIIAEYLEQFDMKVDIAHEPYIGLSRLALNPYDLIILDLSLPGLDGLEVCEEIRKKYDTPIIISSARHDISDKVAALDLGADDYLPKPYNPQELQARIKSHLRRISNTKTAQTQVKKDLVYDKYKHTITMKDQEISFTNAEFDILSYLIKKEGGVVSREELVYNCSSISEDSSNKSIDVIISRIRQKIGDDPKTPKYIHSIRGIGYKLTQ, from the coding sequence ATGACAAATATTTTAATGATAGAAGATGATTTAGAATTAGCAGAGATTATAGCTGAATATTTAGAGCAATTTGATATGAAAGTAGATATTGCTCATGAGCCTTATATAGGTCTTTCAAGACTTGCTTTAAATCCTTATGATTTAATCATTTTAGATTTAAGCTTGCCTGGGCTTGATGGACTTGAAGTGTGTGAAGAAATTCGTAAAAAATATGATACACCTATTATCATTTCAAGTGCAAGACATGATATTAGCGATAAGGTTGCTGCGCTTGATTTGGGTGCTGATGATTATTTACCAAAACCATATAATCCTCAAGAACTTCAAGCAAGAATTAAAAGTCATTTAAGAAGAATTTCAAACACCAAAACCGCTCAAACTCAAGTTAAAAAAGATCTTGTATATGATAAATACAAACATACTATCACTATGAAAGATCAAGAAATTAGCTTTACTAATGCTGAATTTGATATTTTGAGTTATTTGATTAAAAAAGAAGGTGGAGTGGTAAGCCGTGAAGAACTTGTGTATAATTGTAGCTCTATTAGTGAAGATTCTAGCAATAAAAGCATAGATGTAATCATTAGCAGAATCAGACAAAAAATCGGAGATGATCCTAAAACTCCAAAGTATATTCATTCAATCAGAGGCATAGGATATAAATTAACTCAATGA
- a CDS encoding ArsS family sensor histidine kinase has protein sequence MNKSSIFYTITFVFLLASVSVILAFLWLIKYDQQNYTNELNAKYSFIANARLLYFNRVISEKEFYEQTKNYKMIELTAPSSIRKIIYKAETIARAQTSTGVVEIITLEDNVYLKIIFDGKLYLYKDLEYQGYRYFVIKLIASIVVMVLLILYIFIIRKLKPLRALKRQIDKFGENKLNEIQNVSKGNDEISQVATAFYESILRIQKLNTSRQFFLRNIMHELKTPITKGLITLEMLEDSKYKERLVGAFNRLEILINEFAAIEQITSGAGLINLKKYNILDLLDEAKDIAMSDDEKVKISIKESFSVNVDFKLFTTAMKNMIDNATKYSDENCVTIEITKDYLCFKNKGKALDKDLKYYTQAFTQGKKNKDSFGLGLYIVKTILDSHKLTLYYEYKDGINHFYFNDIQNIILN, from the coding sequence ATGAACAAATCATCGATTTTTTATACTATAACCTTTGTTTTCTTGCTTGCTAGTGTTAGTGTGATTTTGGCATTTTTATGGCTTATAAAATATGATCAGCAAAATTACACTAATGAGCTTAATGCGAAATATTCTTTTATAGCTAATGCAAGATTGTTGTATTTTAATCGTGTAATTAGTGAAAAAGAATTTTATGAGCAAACAAAAAATTACAAAATGATAGAACTAACCGCGCCATCTTCTATAAGAAAAATTATTTACAAGGCTGAAACTATAGCACGTGCTCAAACTAGCACGGGTGTAGTTGAAATTATTACTTTAGAAGATAATGTGTATTTAAAAATCATCTTTGATGGAAAACTTTATTTGTACAAAGATTTAGAATATCAAGGTTATCGTTATTTTGTGATTAAGCTTATTGCTAGTATAGTTGTAATGGTTTTATTGATTTTATATATTTTTATCATTAGAAAATTAAAACCACTTAGAGCTTTAAAAAGACAAATAGATAAATTTGGCGAAAATAAACTCAATGAAATTCAAAATGTCAGTAAAGGTAATGATGAAATTTCTCAAGTAGCAACAGCCTTTTATGAATCTATTTTAAGAATTCAAAAACTAAACACTTCAAGGCAGTTTTTCTTAAGAAATATTATGCATGAGTTAAAAACTCCTATCACTAAAGGTTTAATTACTTTAGAAATGCTTGAAGATAGCAAATATAAAGAAAGATTAGTAGGCGCTTTTAATCGTTTGGAAATTTTGATTAATGAATTTGCAGCCATTGAACAAATTACCTCAGGTGCTGGTTTGATTAATTTAAAAAAATACAATATCTTAGATCTTTTAGATGAAGCTAAAGATATAGCTATGAGTGATGACGAAAAGGTAAAAATTAGTATAAAAGAAAGTTTTAGTGTCAATGTGGATTTTAAACTCTTTACTACTGCGATGAAAAATATGATAGATAATGCGACAAAATACTCTGATGAAAATTGCGTTACCATAGAAATAACTAAAGATTATCTTTGTTTTAAAAACAAAGGAAAAGCCTTAGATAAAGACTTAAAATACTACACTCAAGCCTTTACGCAAGGCAAGAAAAATAAAGATAGTTTTGGACTTGGTTTATACATTGTTAAGACTATTTTAGATTCTCATAAACTTACGCTTTATTATGAATATAAAGATGGTATCAATCATTTTTATTTTAACGATATACAAAATATAATTTTAAACTAG
- a CDS encoding ATP-dependent helicase has translation MPLSRLNEEQYKAASAPFGHNLIIASAGTGKTSTIVARIAFLLQNGIKPEKIMLLTFTNKASKEMIERLGKYFDKSITSKITAGTFHSTAYSLLKELNHDIILKPASELKILLRSIFEKRTFHHLSDTKPYMPSYLYDVYSLFQNTNANLDEFYNWFCQNYDEQAVYAEIYEDILKEYEEEKARFNYVDFNDLLIKLKHVLASHHFEFDEILVDEYQDTNTLQGSLIDAFKSKSLFCVGDYDQSIYAFNGADISIIGSFKDRFVDANIFTLNKNYRSSKNILALANKVILNNERLYPKELIVTREGDFKAPSLLTFNELFDQYSTIAKIILQSGVNLDEIAVIFRNNSSADGVEVALRELGIASKRKGGGSFFESLEVKNFCSMLAIVLNPKDIMAFIHLLEYTKGVGGVLAKDIFDALLKLGHSSLIKGFLNPDSSVSLKKYKKQSYQLGLFDDIEELALPSRFNLESEFNTHPILSLPKINEFCAKNLEKIYLFIKKASECKVSTQLVNLILENDYFKEICDILATKRATNKNSNVDLNKKSEILEKINAKMFVLKELAKNYSDNYKYYNFLTLGASEMSSGSGVNLLSIHASKGLEFELVFVIDLAQGRFPNQKLMSMGGSLEEERRLFYVAVTRAKDTLYLSYAKYDKIKKSNYQPSCFLIEAGMCKEEQK, from the coding sequence ATGCCCTTATCGCGTTTAAATGAAGAACAATACAAAGCTGCTAGTGCTCCTTTTGGACACAATCTAATCATAGCAAGTGCAGGCACGGGTAAAACTTCAACCATAGTTGCAAGAATAGCCTTTTTACTTCAAAATGGTATAAAGCCTGAAAAAATTATGCTTTTAACCTTTACAAACAAAGCTAGTAAGGAAATGATAGAAAGACTTGGTAAATATTTTGATAAAAGCATTACTTCAAAAATCACAGCAGGAACCTTTCATAGCACTGCTTATTCCCTACTTAAAGAGTTAAATCATGATATTATTTTAAAACCTGCAAGTGAGCTTAAAATTCTTTTACGTTCCATTTTTGAAAAACGTACTTTTCATCATCTAAGTGATACTAAACCTTATATGCCAAGTTATTTGTATGATGTGTATTCTTTATTTCAAAATACTAATGCAAATTTAGATGAATTTTATAATTGGTTTTGTCAAAATTATGATGAACAAGCTGTTTATGCTGAAATTTATGAGGATATTTTAAAAGAATACGAAGAAGAAAAAGCACGTTTTAATTATGTGGATTTTAATGATTTATTGATCAAATTAAAACATGTTTTAGCTTCACATCATTTTGAATTTGATGAGATTTTAGTAGATGAGTACCAAGATACTAATACTTTACAAGGTTCATTAATTGATGCTTTTAAAAGTAAAAGTTTATTTTGTGTGGGTGATTATGATCAAAGTATCTATGCTTTTAATGGGGCTGATATTTCTATTATAGGAAGTTTTAAAGATAGATTTGTCGATGCAAATATTTTTACTTTAAATAAAAACTATCGTTCTAGTAAAAATATACTTGCACTAGCTAATAAAGTGATTTTAAACAATGAAAGATTATATCCTAAAGAATTAATTGTAACTAGGGAAGGAGATTTTAAAGCACCAAGTTTACTAACTTTCAATGAATTATTTGATCAATACTCTACCATAGCAAAAATAATCTTACAAAGCGGGGTTAATCTTGATGAAATTGCTGTTATTTTTAGAAACAATTCTAGTGCAGATGGAGTAGAAGTTGCCTTAAGAGAACTTGGTATAGCAAGCAAAAGAAAAGGTGGGGGAAGCTTTTTTGAAAGCTTGGAAGTTAAAAACTTTTGCTCTATGCTTGCAATCGTGCTTAATCCAAAAGATATCATGGCTTTTATACACTTGCTTGAATACACCAAAGGAGTTGGTGGGGTTTTAGCAAAAGATATTTTTGATGCTTTATTAAAACTGGGGCATTCTAGTTTGATTAAAGGCTTTTTAAATCCTGATAGTAGTGTGAGTTTAAAAAAATACAAAAAGCAAAGTTACCAACTAGGACTTTTTGATGATATTGAGGAGCTAGCCTTGCCTTCAAGGTTTAACTTAGAAAGTGAATTTAACACCCACCCTATTTTAAGCCTTCCTAAAATTAACGAGTTTTGTGCGAAAAATCTTGAAAAAATTTATCTTTTTATTAAAAAAGCAAGTGAGTGTAAAGTTTCAACTCAACTTGTAAATTTGATCTTAGAAAATGATTACTTTAAAGAAATTTGTGATATTTTAGCAACCAAAAGAGCGACTAATAAAAACTCCAATGTTGACTTAAATAAAAAAAGTGAAATTTTAGAAAAAATCAATGCAAAAATGTTTGTATTAAAAGAACTTGCTAAAAATTACAGTGATAATTATAAATATTATAATTTTCTTACTCTTGGCGCTAGTGAAATGAGTAGTGGTAGTGGGGTCAATCTTTTAAGCATACATGCTAGTAAGGGACTTGAGTTTGAGCTTGTATTTGTAATTGATCTTGCACAAGGAAGATTTCCTAATCAAAAACTCATGAGCATGGGTGGAAGTTTAGAAGAAGAAAGAAGACTTTTTTATGTAGCTGTAACTAGAGCTAAGGATACTTTATACTTAAGCTATGCAAAATATGACAAGATTAAAAAAAGCAATTATCAACCTTCATGTTTTCTAATCGAAGCAGGTATGTGCAAAGAAGAACAAAAATAA
- the tpx gene encoding thiol peroxidase — protein MNSVLFKGNKVNLKGNNIQVGDMAPNITLKAKDLSGVEIAPKDKTQIIISVPSLDTPVCATEAREFNKKAAASGVEVIVVSMDLPFAMGRFCSTEGIDNLTVASDFVSKEFGEKYGVLMADGPLEGILARAVFVVKDGVVAYKELVNEVTELPNMQALESFFGQSCGCGGCGCH, from the coding sequence ATGAATAGTGTATTATTCAAAGGAAATAAAGTAAATTTAAAAGGAAATAACATCCAAGTTGGCGATATGGCTCCAAATATCACCTTAAAAGCTAAAGATCTTTCAGGTGTTGAAATTGCTCCAAAAGACAAAACTCAAATTATTATTAGCGTACCAAGCCTTGATACTCCAGTATGTGCAACTGAAGCTAGAGAATTTAACAAAAAAGCAGCAGCAAGCGGTGTAGAAGTAATCGTAGTTAGCATGGACTTACCATTTGCTATGGGTCGTTTTTGCTCAACTGAAGGTATAGATAATTTAACTGTTGCAAGTGATTTTGTTTCTAAAGAATTTGGTGAAAAATATGGTGTTTTAATGGCTGATGGTCCACTTGAGGGAATTTTAGCTAGAGCAGTGTTTGTAGTTAAAGATGGTGTGGTTGCTTATAAAGAATTGGTAAATGAAGTAACAGAACTTCCAAATATGCAAGCTTTAGAAAGCTTCTTTGGTCAAAGTTGTGGATGTGGTGGTTGTGGTTGCCACTAA
- a CDS encoding Crp/Fnr family transcriptional regulator, which translates to MENFLSHFEIEKQDLKLIQEHLQIINIEKDFKVNDKCLGFIKILKGELRAFILTPNAKEITLFHLKENDECVICSECNMDGISYDVFIQSTQNTSIAIIPSSIFQILKEKYPKINNYVLSLITKRFNTLIKVLEQALFMPLSSRICDFLKENASNNTLKITHEALANHLGSAREAVSRILKELEKEGKIKLERSKIILISL; encoded by the coding sequence ATGGAAAATTTTCTTTCTCATTTTGAAATAGAAAAACAAGATCTCAAACTTATACAAGAGCACTTACAAATAATAAACATTGAAAAAGACTTTAAGGTCAATGATAAATGTTTAGGATTTATAAAAATTTTAAAAGGCGAACTTAGAGCTTTTATTCTAACTCCAAATGCAAAAGAAATAACACTTTTTCACCTTAAAGAAAATGATGAATGCGTTATTTGCTCTGAGTGTAATATGGATGGTATATCTTATGATGTTTTTATACAAAGTACCCAAAATACAAGTATAGCCATCATCCCCTCATCAATTTTTCAAATTTTAAAAGAAAAATACCCAAAAATTAATAATTATGTTTTAAGTTTAATTACCAAGCGTTTTAATACCTTAATCAAAGTTTTAGAACAAGCTTTATTTATGCCTTTATCTTCTAGAATTTGTGATTTTTTAAAAGAAAATGCTAGTAATAATACTTTAAAAATTACCCATGAAGCTTTAGCTAATCACTTAGGAAGCGCTAGAGAAGCTGTTTCAAGAATTTTAAAAGAATTAGAAAAAGAAGGTAAAATCAAACTTGAAAGATCTAAAATAATACTAATTTCTTTGTAA
- a CDS encoding YgaP family membrane protein encodes MSKLERVLRIALAIVAFSLGVYFSTWWGLLGLIPLLTGIFAVCPIRVLSGKQACPLGVCPISKKKN; translated from the coding sequence ATGAGTAAATTAGAAAGAGTGCTAAGAATAGCTTTAGCCATAGTGGCATTTTCTTTAGGAGTTTATTTTTCAACTTGGTGGGGATTATTGGGTTTAATTCCTTTATTAACAGGTATTTTTGCTGTTTGTCCTATAAGAGTGCTTAGTGGAAAACAAGCTTGTCCACTTGGGGTTTGCCCTATTTCTAAAAAGAAAAATTAG
- the msrA gene encoding peptide-methionine (S)-S-oxide reductase MsrA yields the protein MTNKEIILGAGCFWCTQAVFDEIKGVVYTEVGYSGGKPNPSYESVINGDGNIEVAKIIYDEKQISLEKILEIFLKMHDPTSLDKQGADEGMQYRSVIFYQTNEELKIISDFLQKVQKYYTKTIITQVLKLEKFYKAEDYHQKYFKNNPSQAYCRFIIAPKLEKLANHSNFSF from the coding sequence ATGACAAATAAAGAAATCATCTTAGGTGCGGGTTGTTTTTGGTGTACTCAAGCTGTGTTTGATGAAATTAAAGGCGTAGTTTATACAGAAGTAGGTTATAGTGGTGGTAAGCCAAATCCAAGTTATGAAAGCGTGATAAATGGTGATGGAAATATAGAAGTAGCTAAGATAATTTATGATGAAAAACAAATTTCATTAGAAAAAATTTTAGAAATTTTTCTCAAAATGCATGATCCAACAAGCCTAGATAAACAAGGTGCTGATGAGGGGATGCAATATAGATCAGTTATTTTTTATCAAACTAATGAGGAATTAAAAATCATTAGTGATTTTTTACAAAAAGTACAAAAATATTACACTAAAACTATAATTACACAAGTTTTAAAATTAGAAAAATTTTATAAGGCTGAGGATTATCATCAAAAATATTTTAAAAATAATCCCAGCCAAGCTTATTGTAGATTTATCATCGCACCAAAGCTAGAAAAACTAGCAAATCATTCTAATTTTTCTTTTTAG
- a CDS encoding hydrogenase maturation nickel metallochaperone HypA/HybF: protein MHELSITESLLELCEEYAQGKIIEEVHVKIGRLSGVEPPLLQRSFETFKENSPLCKNAKFIMHIQEVVVECQKCHFSGVLENNIFWCPKCEDKDLKIIDGEELYLMQLVLKENEDLENNDK, encoded by the coding sequence ATGCATGAGTTAAGTATTACAGAATCTTTGCTAGAGCTTTGCGAAGAATACGCTCAAGGAAAAATTATTGAAGAAGTGCATGTTAAAATAGGGCGCTTAAGTGGGGTTGAGCCTCCACTTTTGCAAAGAAGCTTTGAAACTTTTAAAGAAAATAGTCCTTTGTGTAAGAATGCTAAATTTATTATGCATATTCAAGAAGTAGTAGTTGAGTGTCAAAAATGCCATTTTAGTGGAGTGCTTGAAAATAATATCTTTTGGTGCCCAAAATGCGAAGATAAAGATTTAAAAATCATAGATGGAGAAGAACTTTATCTTATGCAACTTGTTTTAAAAGAAAACGAGGATTTAGAAAACAATGACAAATAA
- the hypE gene encoding hydrogenase expression/formation protein HypE — MKQITLAHGGGGEEMNALISEIFSIFENDVLKEANDAAILDDLAFSTDSFVLNPIFLKDINIGKLAVCGSVNDVLMVGAKPLYLSLALILEEGFEVEKLKIILKSIKEECDKAGVKLVCGDTKVVPKNKGDEIYINTSCIGKNIQKINTKDLKSGCSILVSRDIGAHGCAVLVERNNLEANIQSDCKSLKDEVLALLNADISIKAMRDATRGGLSAVLNEWAKLSNLELLIYEEKIPVCDEVLGVCELFGYEPYELANEGTFIICVDKKDKQKALEILKQFNANAAIIGEITANEKARVVLENAYGAKRILEAPKGELLPRIC, encoded by the coding sequence ATGAAACAAATTACTTTAGCCCACGGTGGTGGTGGCGAAGAAATGAATGCTTTGATAAGTGAAATTTTTTCTATTTTTGAAAATGATGTTTTAAAAGAAGCAAATGACGCTGCTATTTTAGATGATTTGGCTTTTAGCACCGATTCTTTTGTACTAAATCCTATCTTTTTAAAAGATATAAATATAGGAAAATTAGCAGTTTGTGGTAGCGTAAATGATGTATTAATGGTGGGAGCAAAACCGCTATATTTATCACTAGCTTTGATTTTAGAAGAGGGTTTTGAGGTAGAAAAGTTAAAAATTATACTAAAATCTATAAAAGAAGAATGCGATAAAGCAGGAGTAAAACTAGTTTGCGGGGATACTAAAGTTGTTCCTAAAAATAAAGGCGATGAGATATATATTAACACTTCATGTATAGGTAAAAATATACAAAAAATCAACACCAAAGACTTAAAAAGTGGTTGTAGTATATTAGTTTCAAGGGATATTGGAGCTCATGGTTGTGCGGTTTTGGTTGAAAGAAATAATTTAGAGGCAAATATCCAAAGTGATTGCAAAAGTTTAAAAGATGAAGTTTTAGCACTTTTAAATGCAGATATTTCTATAAAAGCAATGCGTGATGCTACGCGCGGTGGGCTTAGTGCGGTTTTAAATGAATGGGCTAAATTAAGTAATTTAGAGCTTTTAATATATGAAGAAAAAATTCCAGTTTGTGATGAAGTTTTAGGGGTTTGTGAGCTTTTTGGGTATGAGCCTTATGAGCTTGCAAATGAAGGAACTTTTATTATTTGTGTAGATAAAAAAGATAAGCAAAAAGCATTAGAAATTTTAAAACAATTTAATGCTAATGCGGCCATTATAGGTGAAATCACAGCTAATGAAAAAGCAAGAGTGGTTTTAGAAAATGCTTATGGAGCAAAACGTATTTTAGAAGCTCCAAAAGGCGAACTTTTACCAAGAATTTGCTAA
- the hypD gene encoding hydrogenase formation protein HypD: protein MDLINDFRDKERILALKELIASKITKPINIMEICGGHTHSIMKFGLPDLLPKEINFVHGPGCPVCVMPRERIDVALKLASMPNTIFCVLGDMLKVPGSYESLIDLRAKGADVRALYTPLDVIDIALKNPEKNIIFFAIGFETTTPMSGVIIEKSMALNLKNLFFHINHVLVPPAVEAIMQDENVKIDAFLGPSHVSVITGSNIYEPIAKKYQTPIAVSGFEPVDIMLSVLNIVEQMNANTFEVYNEYHRVVSKEGNLKAKSLVEKYFKPCDFEFRGLGVIVNGGLCLKDEFAHLDASKVFDCKVQSKDESKACICGQILRGLAKPYDCKVFAKACTPKNPIGSCMVSSEGACAAYYKYYQDKA, encoded by the coding sequence ATGGATTTAATTAATGATTTTAGAGATAAAGAAAGAATTTTAGCCCTAAAAGAACTTATTGCTTCTAAAATTACTAAGCCTATTAATATCATGGAAATTTGTGGTGGACATACGCATAGTATTATGAAATTTGGTTTGCCTGATTTATTACCCAAAGAAATTAATTTTGTTCATGGCCCAGGCTGTCCTGTGTGTGTTATGCCAAGAGAGCGTATTGATGTGGCTTTAAAGCTTGCAAGTATGCCAAATACTATCTTTTGTGTATTAGGCGATATGCTTAAAGTGCCAGGAAGTTATGAAAGCTTAATTGACCTTAGAGCTAAAGGAGCTGATGTTAGAGCGCTTTATACACCTTTGGATGTGATAGATATAGCTTTAAAAAACCCTGAAAAAAATATAATCTTTTTTGCCATAGGTTTTGAGACAACTACACCTATGAGTGGAGTGATTATAGAAAAAAGCATGGCTTTAAATTTAAAAAATTTATTTTTTCATATCAATCATGTTTTGGTTCCACCCGCAGTAGAAGCTATCATGCAAGATGAAAATGTAAAAATTGACGCCTTTTTAGGACCTTCTCATGTAAGTGTCATCACAGGATCAAACATTTATGAACCTATTGCTAAAAAATACCAAACACCTATAGCAGTAAGTGGATTTGAACCGGTTGATATAATGCTTAGCGTGTTAAATATAGTAGAGCAAATGAATGCAAATACTTTTGAAGTTTATAATGAATATCACAGAGTAGTTAGCAAAGAGGGAAATTTAAAAGCTAAGTCTTTGGTGGAAAAATACTTTAAACCTTGTGATTTTGAATTTAGAGGTCTTGGAGTGATTGTAAATGGTGGGCTTTGTTTAAAAGATGAATTTGCACACTTAGATGCTAGCAAAGTGTTTGATTGTAAAGTGCAAAGTAAAGATGAAAGCAAAGCTTGTATTTGTGGTCAAATTTTAAGAGGCTTAGCTAAGCCTTATGATTGCAAGGTATTTGCAAAAGCTTGTACTCCAAAAAATCCCATAGGTAGCTGTATGGTTTCTAGTGAAGGAGCTTGTGCGGCTTATTATAAATACTATCAAGATAAGGCATAA
- a CDS encoding HypC/HybG/HupF family hydrogenase formation chaperone, with translation MCLSIPSKILEIDELNSAIVETLGVKRRVSLDLISEPLKVGDYVLIHVGFAMEKIDTQAAQESLKIYTDIAEKMQNGQIDENEGDMGLKNGFN, from the coding sequence ATGTGTCTTTCTATACCTTCTAAAATTTTAGAAATTGATGAGCTAAATTCAGCCATAGTAGAAACTTTAGGGGTTAAAAGAAGAGTAAGTTTGGATTTAATAAGTGAGCCTTTAAAAGTAGGTGATTATGTGCTTATACATGTAGGTTTTGCTATGGAAAAAATCGACACTCAAGCTGCGCAAGAGAGTTTAAAAATTTATACTGATATAGCAGAGAAAATGCAAAATGGACAAATTGATGAAAATGAAGGCGATATGGGGCTAAAAAATGGATTTAATTAA